A single Pseudomonas brassicacearum DNA region contains:
- a CDS encoding RnfABCDGE type electron transport complex subunit D, whose protein sequence is MPPLEPVDERLRQAMTRVLLATLPGTLALLWFHGWGVALNLLLSGVTALAVEALVLRLRRRPLKPDLNDGSALVSATLLALALPAYCPWWLTVTAAACALLLGKHLWGGVGSNPFNPAMLGYALVLVAFPSQMSHWPALHGMGLSEGLQQVFGAHPTPDAWAGATALESVRINTSLTVDELFANDPAFGRFGGRGVEWVNLAFLAGGLFLLQQRVFSWHAPVGMLVSLSIVSLLCWNGSGSDSHGSPLFHLFSGATMLGAFFIATEPVSGAKTPLSRLLFGAGMGLLVYLIRTWGGYPDGVAFAVLLMNLGVPALDRFAEARQRRPLT, encoded by the coding sequence ATGCCGCCTCTTGAGCCAGTGGACGAACGGCTGCGCCAAGCAATGACGCGAGTGTTGCTGGCGACACTGCCCGGCACGCTGGCGTTGCTGTGGTTCCATGGCTGGGGCGTGGCGCTCAACTTGCTGTTGTCCGGCGTCACTGCGCTGGCGGTCGAAGCGTTGGTGCTGCGCCTGCGACGCCGGCCACTCAAGCCCGACCTGAACGATGGCAGCGCGCTGGTCAGCGCCACGCTGCTGGCCCTGGCCTTGCCGGCCTATTGCCCCTGGTGGCTGACCGTCACGGCGGCCGCTTGCGCCTTGCTGTTGGGCAAGCACCTGTGGGGCGGCGTCGGCAGCAACCCGTTCAACCCGGCGATGCTCGGGTACGCCCTGGTACTGGTGGCGTTTCCTTCCCAGATGAGTCACTGGCCGGCGCTCCACGGCATGGGCCTGTCTGAAGGCTTGCAGCAGGTATTCGGCGCTCATCCGACGCCCGATGCCTGGGCCGGGGCGACCGCGCTGGAAAGTGTGCGGATCAACACGAGCCTGACCGTCGATGAACTGTTCGCCAACGATCCGGCGTTCGGACGCTTCGGGGGCCGGGGTGTCGAATGGGTCAACCTGGCCTTCCTGGCGGGTGGTCTGTTTCTGCTGCAGCAACGGGTGTTCAGTTGGCATGCACCGGTGGGCATGCTGGTGAGCCTGTCCATCGTCAGCCTGCTGTGCTGGAACGGCTCGGGCTCCGACTCCCATGGCTCGCCGCTGTTTCATCTGTTCAGCGGCGCAACCATGCTCGGCGCATTTTTTATCGCGACCGAACCGGTCTCGGGTGCCAAGACCCCTCTGTCCCGCCTGCTGTTTGGCGCGGGCATGGGGTTGCTGGTCTATCTGATACGCACCTGGGGTGGCTACCCGGACGGCGTGGCGTTCGCGGTGTTGCTGATGAACCTCGGCGTGCCGGCGCTGGACCGGTTTGCCGAGGCGCGACAACGGCGGCCACTGACATGA
- the metG gene encoding methionine--tRNA ligase: protein MSEPRKILVTSALPYANGSIHLGHMLEYIQTDMWTRFQKHRGNQCIYVCADDAHGSAIMLRAEKEGITPEQLIANVQAEHSADFAEFLVDFDNFHSTHSEENRELSSQIYLKLRDAGHIATRSVTQYFDPEKNMFLADRFIKGTCPKCGTEDQYGDNCEKCGATYAPTDLKDPKSAISGATPVLRDSQHFFFKLPDFQAMLQTWTRSGTLHDAVANKLSEWLDSGLQEWDISRDAPYFGFEIPGEPGKYFYVWLDAPIGYMASFKNLCDRTPELDFDAFWGKDSTAEVYHFIGKDIVNFHALFWPAMLEGAGFRKPTAINVHGYLTVNGQKMSKSRGTFIKARTYLDHLSPEYLRYYYAAKLGRGVDDLDLNLEDFVQKVNSDLVGKVVNIASRCAGFIHKGNAGVLVAGNAAPELTDAFLAAAPSIAEAYESRDFARAMREIMALADRANAWIADKAPWSLAKQEGKQDEVQAICALGINLFRQLVIFLKPVLPLLAADAEAFLNVAPLTWNDHQTLLSNHQLNAFKPLMTRIDAAKVQAMIDASKEDLAASQTDTGAPAGNGELAKDPLSPEIDFDAFAAVDLRVALIVKAEAVEGADKLLRLTLDIGDEQRNVFSGIKGAYPDPAKLEGRLTMMIANLKPRKMRFGISEGMVMAAGPGGEEIYLLSPDSGAKPGQRIK, encoded by the coding sequence ATGTCCGAGCCACGCAAGATTCTCGTCACCAGCGCCCTGCCCTATGCCAATGGTTCGATTCACCTCGGCCATATGCTGGAATACATCCAGACCGATATGTGGACGCGCTTCCAGAAACATCGCGGCAACCAGTGCATCTATGTCTGCGCCGACGACGCCCACGGTTCGGCGATCATGCTGCGCGCGGAAAAGGAAGGCATCACCCCGGAACAACTGATCGCCAACGTCCAGGCCGAACACAGTGCCGACTTTGCCGAGTTCCTGGTGGACTTCGACAATTTCCACTCCACTCACTCCGAAGAAAACCGTGAGCTGTCGAGCCAGATCTACCTGAAGCTGCGTGACGCTGGGCACATCGCCACCCGTTCGGTCACCCAGTATTTCGACCCGGAAAAGAACATGTTCCTGGCCGACCGCTTCATCAAGGGCACGTGCCCGAAATGCGGCACCGAAGACCAGTACGGCGACAACTGTGAAAAATGCGGCGCTACCTACGCACCGACCGATCTGAAAGACCCGAAATCGGCGATTTCCGGCGCCACCCCGGTGCTCAGGGACTCCCAGCACTTCTTCTTCAAGCTGCCGGATTTCCAGGCGATGCTGCAAACCTGGACCCGCAGCGGCACGTTGCACGACGCGGTGGCCAACAAGCTCTCCGAATGGCTCGACTCCGGCCTGCAAGAGTGGGACATTTCCCGCGATGCGCCGTACTTCGGCTTCGAAATCCCCGGCGAACCCGGCAAGTATTTCTACGTGTGGCTGGATGCGCCCATCGGCTACATGGCGAGCTTCAAGAACCTTTGCGACCGCACCCCGGAGCTGGACTTCGACGCGTTCTGGGGCAAGGACTCCACGGCCGAGGTGTATCACTTCATCGGCAAGGACATCGTCAACTTCCACGCGCTGTTCTGGCCCGCCATGCTCGAAGGCGCCGGTTTCCGCAAGCCGACCGCGATCAATGTCCACGGCTACCTGACCGTCAACGGCCAGAAAATGTCCAAGTCCCGCGGCACCTTCATCAAGGCCCGGACCTACCTGGACCACCTGTCCCCGGAATACCTGCGTTACTACTACGCGGCCAAGCTCGGCCGCGGCGTCGACGACCTGGACCTGAACCTCGAAGACTTCGTGCAGAAGGTCAACTCCGACCTGGTGGGCAAGGTCGTCAACATTGCCAGCCGTTGCGCCGGGTTCATCCACAAGGGCAACGCCGGGGTCCTGGTCGCCGGCAACGCCGCGCCGGAACTGACCGACGCCTTCCTGGCAGCCGCGCCAAGCATCGCCGAAGCCTACGAGTCCCGCGACTTTGCCCGTGCCATGCGCGAAATCATGGCACTGGCCGACCGCGCCAACGCCTGGATCGCCGACAAGGCGCCCTGGTCCCTGGCCAAACAGGAAGGCAAACAGGACGAAGTCCAGGCGATCTGCGCCCTGGGCATCAATCTGTTCCGCCAACTGGTGATTTTCCTCAAGCCGGTGCTGCCGCTGCTGGCTGCCGATGCCGAGGCATTCCTCAACGTCGCGCCACTGACCTGGAACGATCACCAGACGCTGCTGAGCAACCATCAGTTGAACGCGTTCAAGCCGTTGATGACCCGTATCGACGCCGCCAAGGTGCAAGCCATGATCGACGCCTCCAAGGAAGACCTGGCCGCCAGCCAGACCGACACCGGCGCGCCTGCCGGCAATGGCGAACTGGCCAAGGACCCGCTGTCGCCGGAAATCGATTTCGACGCCTTTGCCGCTGTCGACCTGCGCGTGGCACTGATCGTCAAGGCCGAGGCCGTCGAAGGGGCCGACAAGTTGCTGCGCCTGACCCTGGACATCGGCGACGAGCAACGCAACGTGTTCTCCGGTATCAAGGGTGCCTACCCGGACCCGGCCAAGCTCGAAGGCCGGCTGACGATGATGATCGCCAACCTCAAGCCACGCAAAATGCGCTTTGGTATTTCCGAAGGCATGGTGATGGCGGCAGGCCCCGGCGGCGAGGAAATCTACCTGTTGAGCCCTGACAGCGGCGCCAAGCCGGGCCAGCGGATCAAGTAA
- the rsxB gene encoding electron transport complex subunit RsxB, whose product MNLIQRIDALLPQTQCGKCGHPGCKPYAEGIAQGEPINKCPPGGRETLAALAELMKIPVLELDTSRGVAPAQIAFIREAECIGCTKCIQACPVDAIVGAAKLMHTVLIDECTGCDLCVAPCPVDCIEMHPLPTANVLPIVGGLAFSAEEQQARTAKRNHARRRFEQRNARLRREEEQRQAERLARAQRAAQAQVQTQDQALDPVQAALERVRAQKAATADAALKKAKVELAMSRAQLNKSLKAFGHPPTFEQQSQLIVLQRQFEAAEQALSQLENAAPAAAPTPAPTQNAELKRAKIQLAMRRAELSKARAATASDEQLQALEQAVKDAERQVDAHAAS is encoded by the coding sequence ATGAACCTGATTCAACGTATCGACGCCCTGCTGCCGCAGACCCAATGCGGCAAGTGCGGCCATCCCGGGTGCAAGCCCTACGCCGAAGGCATCGCCCAGGGCGAGCCGATCAATAAATGTCCGCCCGGGGGACGTGAAACCCTCGCCGCCCTGGCCGAGCTGATGAAAATACCGGTGTTGGAGCTCGACACCAGCCGCGGCGTGGCCCCGGCGCAAATCGCCTTTATCCGTGAAGCCGAATGCATCGGTTGCACCAAGTGCATCCAGGCCTGTCCGGTGGACGCGATTGTCGGCGCGGCCAAGCTGATGCACACCGTCCTCATCGACGAATGCACAGGCTGCGATCTGTGCGTGGCGCCCTGCCCGGTCGATTGCATTGAAATGCACCCTCTGCCGACGGCAAACGTGCTGCCGATCGTCGGCGGCCTGGCTTTCAGCGCCGAAGAACAGCAGGCGCGAACCGCCAAGCGCAATCATGCCCGGCGCCGCTTCGAACAACGCAATGCGCGCCTGCGCCGCGAAGAAGAGCAGCGCCAGGCCGAACGCCTGGCTCGGGCCCAGCGAGCGGCGCAGGCCCAGGTTCAAACCCAGGATCAGGCACTCGATCCCGTACAAGCGGCACTGGAACGCGTGCGCGCGCAAAAAGCCGCCACCGCCGATGCCGCCTTGAAAAAAGCCAAGGTTGAGCTGGCCATGAGCCGGGCGCAATTGAACAAATCCTTGAAAGCCTTCGGCCACCCGCCCACCTTCGAGCAGCAGTCGCAACTGATCGTGCTGCAACGCCAGTTCGAAGCGGCCGAACAGGCCTTGAGCCAACTGGAAAACGCCGCACCCGCGGCCGCGCCAACCCCTGCACCGACGCAAAACGCCGAGCTGAAGCGGGCCAAGATCCAACTGGCGATGCGCCGCGCCGAACTCAGCAAAGCCCGGGCAGCTACGGCATCGGATGAACAACTGCAGGCATTGGAACAAGCGGTGAAGGATGCCGAACGCCAGGTGGACGCCCATGCCGCCTCTTGA
- the pyrC gene encoding dihydroorotase — protein MSDRLTLLRPDDWHIHLRDGAVLTHTVADVARTFGRAIIMPNLVPPVRNAAEADGYRQRILAARPAGSRFEPLMVLYLTDRTQPEEIRDAKASGFVHAAKLYPAGATTNSDSGVTSIDKIFPALEAMAEVGMPLLIHGEVTRGDVDVFDREKIFIDEHMRRVVERFPTLKVVFEHITTGDAVQFVNEAPANVGATITAHHLLYNRNHMLVGGIRPHFYCLPILKRNTHQEALLDAATSGSAKFFLGTDSAPHAQHAKEAACGCAGCYTAYAAIEMYAEAFEQRNALDKLEGFASLHGPRFYGLPVNTDRITLVRDEWTAPASLPFGDLAVIPLRAGEKLRWRLLEENV, from the coding sequence ATGTCCGACCGCCTGACCCTGCTGCGTCCCGACGACTGGCATATTCATCTTCGCGATGGTGCTGTGTTGACCCATACCGTCGCCGATGTCGCGCGCACCTTCGGGCGCGCAATCATCATGCCTAACCTGGTTCCGCCCGTGCGCAACGCCGCCGAGGCCGACGGCTATCGCCAGCGTATCCTCGCCGCGCGCCCGGCCGGTAGCCGCTTCGAACCGCTGATGGTGCTGTACCTCACCGACCGCACCCAGCCCGAAGAGATCCGCGACGCCAAGGCCAGCGGTTTTGTCCATGCCGCCAAGCTGTACCCGGCTGGCGCCACCACCAACTCCGATTCCGGTGTGACCAGCATCGACAAGATTTTCCCGGCGCTGGAGGCCATGGCCGAAGTCGGCATGCCGTTGTTGATCCATGGTGAAGTCACCCGGGGCGACGTCGACGTGTTCGACCGCGAGAAAATCTTCATCGACGAGCACATGCGCCGCGTCGTGGAGCGTTTCCCGACCCTCAAGGTGGTCTTCGAACACATCACCACTGGCGATGCCGTGCAGTTCGTCAACGAGGCCCCGGCCAACGTCGGCGCGACCATTACCGCCCATCACCTGCTGTACAACCGCAACCACATGCTGGTGGGCGGGATCCGGCCGCACTTCTATTGCCTGCCGATCCTCAAGCGCAATACCCATCAGGAAGCCTTGCTGGACGCCGCCACCAGCGGCAGCGCCAAGTTTTTCCTCGGCACCGACTCGGCCCCTCACGCCCAGCACGCCAAGGAAGCGGCCTGCGGTTGTGCCGGTTGCTACACCGCCTATGCCGCCATCGAGATGTACGCCGAGGCGTTCGAACAGCGCAACGCGTTGGACAAACTCGAAGGCTTCGCCAGCCTGCATGGCCCACGGTTCTATGGCCTGCCGGTAAACACCGATCGTATTACCCTGGTCCGCGACGAGTGGACTGCCCCCGCCAGCCTGCCTTTCGGCGATCTGGCTGTCATCCCGCTGCGCGCCGGTGAAAAACTGCGCTGGCGCCTGCTGGAGGAAAACGTGTGA
- a CDS encoding RnfABCDGE type electron transport complex subunit G: protein MNNPVGVALLTLLIGLGVGATYLTHLGTTGRIEAQRQALANRALLEVLPTDHYDNQPLAHPVVTASVPLAHSTLLGGYLATRSGQPSAVLLRSQALGYEGSIELLIAIEPQGRLLGVKTLRQSETPGLGAAIAGWPNAWLQTFTGKSRQAPDDSGWALKKDQGQFDQLTGATVTSRAVLQAVHDALRYFDEHKAQLMGVAANE, encoded by the coding sequence ATGAACAATCCCGTCGGCGTGGCACTCCTGACCTTGTTGATCGGCCTGGGTGTCGGTGCCACTTACCTCACGCACCTGGGCACGACCGGGCGCATCGAGGCCCAGCGACAAGCACTGGCGAACAGGGCCTTGCTCGAGGTGCTGCCCACCGACCACTATGATAACCAGCCTTTGGCGCACCCCGTTGTCACAGCCTCGGTGCCCCTGGCCCATAGCACGCTGCTGGGTGGCTACCTGGCGACTCGCAGCGGCCAACCCAGCGCCGTGCTGCTGCGTAGCCAGGCGCTGGGTTATGAAGGCAGCATCGAATTGTTGATCGCCATCGAGCCACAAGGCCGGTTGCTGGGCGTCAAGACCTTGCGTCAATCCGAGACACCCGGATTGGGCGCGGCGATTGCCGGCTGGCCGAATGCCTGGTTGCAGACTTTCACGGGTAAATCACGCCAGGCGCCTGATGACAGCGGCTGGGCCTTGAAAAAGGACCAGGGCCAGTTCGATCAACTGACAGGCGCGACAGTGACGTCCCGGGCGGTCCTGCAGGCTGTTCACGATGCGTTGCGTTACTTCGACGAGCACAAGGCTCAGTTGATGGGGGTGGCTGCAAATGAATAA
- a CDS encoding flagellar protein MotY, protein MRQRYLALLSVFASLPAMALTFQTRLESIEWTVEGDKFECRLSQPITDFGSGEFVRRAGEQATFRLKTYNPMLGGGSATLLAAAAPWQPGRGDINLGSVRIGSGDVLFNSSQVQAGRLISGLMEGRSPVVRRNAEDGRVSEVRLLPVRFSKAFSDYQGCVAKLLPKNFEQIKQTQIGFPGDGVVLDTQAKAQLQVMLDFIKADPSVNHVELDGHSDNSGNRLTNRELSRRRALAVQDFFKANGFQESQITLRFHGERYPLVPNTNAANRAKNRRVVVRLERVAPTEAPAPAAQPAPTAAPAKTPAVAPAGATSRTS, encoded by the coding sequence GTGCGCCAGCGTTATCTAGCCTTGCTCAGTGTGTTTGCCAGCCTTCCCGCCATGGCGCTCACTTTCCAGACCCGTCTGGAGAGCATTGAGTGGACGGTCGAAGGCGACAAGTTCGAGTGCCGGCTGAGCCAGCCGATCACTGATTTTGGCAGTGGCGAATTCGTGCGTCGGGCCGGCGAACAGGCTACGTTTCGCCTCAAGACCTACAACCCGATGCTTGGCGGTGGTTCGGCAACCCTATTGGCGGCCGCCGCACCGTGGCAACCGGGGCGGGGCGATATCAACCTGGGGTCGGTCAGGATCGGCAGCGGCGATGTACTGTTCAACAGCTCCCAGGTCCAGGCGGGCCGCTTGATCAGTGGACTGATGGAAGGTCGCAGCCCCGTGGTGCGCCGCAATGCCGAAGACGGCCGGGTCTCGGAGGTACGCCTGCTGCCGGTGCGTTTCAGCAAGGCTTTCAGCGATTATCAGGGTTGTGTAGCGAAACTGTTGCCGAAGAACTTTGAGCAGATCAAGCAAACACAGATCGGCTTCCCCGGCGACGGAGTGGTGCTCGACACCCAAGCCAAGGCCCAACTGCAGGTGATGCTCGATTTCATCAAGGCCGACCCGAGCGTCAACCATGTCGAGCTAGATGGCCACTCTGATAACAGTGGCAACCGCTTGACCAACCGTGAGCTGTCGCGCCGCCGGGCCCTGGCGGTCCAGGACTTCTTCAAGGCCAATGGCTTCCAGGAGTCGCAGATTACCCTGCGCTTCCATGGCGAGCGTTACCCCCTGGTGCCCAACACCAATGCCGCCAACCGTGCCAAGAACCGTCGAGTGGTCGTGCGCCTGGAGCGCGTGGCGCCGACCGAAGCGCCGGCACCTGCTGCGCAGCCCGCGCCTACTGCGGCGCCGGCCAAGACACCCGCCGTCGCGCCTGCCGGGGCGACTTCGCGCACGTCCTGA
- a CDS encoding argininosuccinate synthase, translated as MADVNKVVLAYSGGLDTSVILKWLQDTYNCEVVTFTADLGQGEEVEPARAKAQAMGVKEIYIDDLREEFVRDFVFPMFRANTVYEGEYLLGTSIARPLIAKRLIEIANETGADAISHGATGKGNDQVRFELGAYALKPGVKVIAPWREWDLLSREKLMDYAEKHAIPIERHGKKKSPYSMDANLLHISYEGGVLEDTWTEHEEDMWRWTVSPEKAPDTPQYLELTYRNGDIVALDGVEMSPATVLATLNRIGGEHGIGRLDIVENRYVGMKSRGCYETPGGTIMLRAHRAIESITLDREVAHLKDELMPKYASLIYTGYWWSPERLMLQQMIDASQTNVNGVVRLKLYKGNVIVTGRKSDDSLFDANIATFEEDGGAYNQADAAGFIKLNALRMRIAANKGRKLF; from the coding sequence ATGGCGGACGTAAACAAGGTCGTTCTGGCGTATTCCGGCGGCCTGGACACTTCGGTGATCCTCAAGTGGCTGCAGGACACTTATAACTGCGAAGTGGTGACCTTCACCGCTGACCTGGGACAGGGCGAAGAAGTCGAGCCTGCACGCGCCAAGGCCCAGGCCATGGGCGTCAAAGAGATCTACATCGATGACCTGCGCGAAGAATTCGTCCGCGATTTCGTGTTCCCGATGTTCCGCGCCAACACCGTTTACGAAGGCGAGTACCTGCTGGGTACGTCCATCGCCCGTCCGTTGATCGCCAAGCGCCTGATCGAAATCGCCAACGAAACCGGCGCCGACGCCATTTCCCATGGCGCCACCGGCAAAGGCAACGACCAGGTGCGCTTCGAACTGGGTGCCTATGCCCTCAAGCCGGGCGTGAAAGTCATTGCCCCGTGGCGTGAATGGGACTTGCTGTCCCGTGAAAAACTGATGGACTACGCCGAGAAGCACGCGATTCCGATCGAGCGCCATGGCAAGAAAAAATCCCCGTACTCGATGGATGCCAACCTGCTGCACATCTCCTATGAAGGCGGCGTGCTGGAAGACACCTGGACCGAGCACGAAGAAGACATGTGGCGCTGGACCGTCTCCCCGGAGAAGGCTCCTGATACCCCGCAATACCTGGAACTGACCTATCGCAACGGCGATATCGTCGCGCTGGACGGCGTTGAGATGAGCCCGGCCACCGTGCTGGCGACCCTGAACCGCATCGGTGGCGAACACGGCATCGGTCGCCTGGACATCGTCGAAAACCGCTATGTGGGCATGAAGTCCCGCGGCTGCTACGAAACCCCAGGTGGCACCATCATGCTGCGTGCCCACCGGGCGATCGAGTCGATCACCCTGGACCGCGAAGTGGCTCACCTCAAAGATGAGTTGATGCCCAAGTATGCCAGTCTGATCTACACCGGCTACTGGTGGAGCCCTGAGCGTCTGATGCTGCAACAGATGATCGACGCCTCCCAGACCAACGTGAACGGTGTCGTGCGCCTGAAGTTGTACAAGGGCAACGTGATCGTGACCGGGCGCAAGTCCGACGACTCGCTGTTCGATGCCAACATCGCGACCTTCGAAGAAGACGGCGGTGCCTATAACCAGGCTGACGCGGCCGGCTTCATCAAGCTCAACGCCCTGCGCATGCGCATCGCGGCGAACAAGGGTCGCAAGCTGTTCTGA
- a CDS encoding PA3496 family putative envelope integrity protein has product MSAGKEQLDVEDEFIAAEADDVEPVVVEVAKTNLSKRRTIDNLLEERRLQKQLADYDFDL; this is encoded by the coding sequence ATGAGTGCTGGCAAAGAACAACTGGATGTAGAAGACGAATTCATCGCCGCTGAGGCCGACGACGTCGAACCTGTGGTCGTGGAAGTGGCGAAAACCAACCTGAGCAAGCGCCGCACCATTGATAACCTGCTGGAAGAGCGCCGCCTGCAGAAGCAACTGGCCGATTATGACTTTGACCTCTGA
- a CDS encoding Rnf-Nqr domain containing protein, with protein MTEIVLTLFSAALINNLVLHWPLGVDPLLAVNGRRQVHALGLATACLMLIVGTLGYLVDHGLLAPTNLVSLRLLAWLSLSVLLIAPLLRLLARGLPAMLFEGLWPLLLGNAGILGVTLLNGQDDRGLGHAVALSLGAGLGFWLVLSLFDDLRQRTFNNDIPLPFRGLPIQLISAGLMAVAFLGLRGLVKT; from the coding sequence ATGACCGAAATCGTCCTCACGCTGTTCAGCGCTGCCCTGATCAACAACCTGGTGTTGCATTGGCCGCTGGGCGTCGATCCGCTGCTGGCGGTCAACGGTAGGAGGCAGGTACACGCCTTGGGGCTGGCGACGGCATGCCTGATGCTGATCGTCGGCACCCTGGGCTATCTGGTCGATCATGGGCTGTTGGCGCCGACAAACCTGGTCTCGCTGCGCCTGCTGGCGTGGCTGTCCTTGAGCGTGTTGCTGATCGCCCCCTTGCTGCGCCTGCTGGCACGCGGGCTCCCGGCAATGCTGTTCGAGGGGTTGTGGCCGCTGTTGCTCGGCAATGCGGGCATACTGGGGGTCACGCTGCTCAACGGCCAGGATGACCGAGGCCTGGGCCACGCCGTGGCCCTGAGCCTGGGCGCCGGGCTGGGCTTCTGGCTGGTGCTGAGCCTGTTCGACGATCTGCGCCAGCGCACCTTCAATAACGATATTCCCTTGCCCTTTCGGGGCCTGCCGATTCAGTTGATCAGCGCCGGACTGATGGCGGTGGCCTTTCTCGGATTGCGCGGGCTGGTCAAAACATGA
- a CDS encoding response regulator transcription factor — MNKVLIVDDHPVIRLAVRLLMERHGYEVVAETDNGVDALQFARELMPDIVILDIGIPKLDGLEVIARLTTIPSPMKVLVLTSQSPGHFSMRCMQTGAAGYVCKQQDLTELLSAIKAVLSGYSYFPNQALHTVRSSLGNASESDMVDRLSGREMMVLQQLARGKTNKEIADGMFLSNKTVSTYKTRLLLKLNARSLVDLIELAQRNGLA, encoded by the coding sequence ATGAATAAAGTGCTGATCGTGGATGATCATCCCGTCATTCGTCTTGCTGTACGTTTGCTGATGGAGCGTCATGGTTATGAAGTCGTTGCCGAAACCGATAATGGCGTCGATGCTTTACAGTTTGCCCGCGAACTTATGCCCGATATCGTCATTCTCGATATCGGTATTCCGAAGTTGGACGGATTGGAAGTCATTGCTCGCCTGACGACTATTCCTTCACCCATGAAGGTGTTGGTGCTGACTTCCCAGTCGCCGGGACATTTTTCGATGCGCTGTATGCAGACGGGGGCGGCCGGATATGTATGCAAGCAACAGGATCTTACCGAGTTACTGAGTGCTATCAAGGCAGTACTGTCCGGCTACAGTTACTTTCCCAACCAGGCACTGCATACGGTGCGGTCGAGTCTGGGCAATGCCAGTGAGTCCGATATGGTCGATCGATTATCGGGGCGCGAGATGATGGTCTTGCAGCAACTGGCGCGCGGAAAGACCAACAAGGAGATCGCCGATGGAATGTTCTTGAGCAACAAGACCGTCAGTACCTACAAGACGCGCCTGTTATTGAAGCTCAATGCCCGTTCGCTGGTCGACCTGATCGAACTGGCACAGCGCAATGGGTTGGCGTGA
- a CDS encoding Rnf-Nqr domain containing protein, with translation MNKPWALTHGLLLVPLVGASGSLVGALGLWLAWAWVLFSHGLAMGLVRQRLTACQRLLASIVLAATLTTCTGLVVQAWALELYRPLSLYVGWIALSCVTLEHEGFFVESRWSGRLRLAGLFGLLMISLGAVRGLIGSGLPLALLAPGGFILLGLLLAARQAWTTAKPHSSVKETPRP, from the coding sequence ATGAATAAGCCATGGGCACTGACACACGGCCTGCTGCTCGTCCCTTTGGTTGGCGCGAGCGGTTCGCTGGTTGGCGCGCTGGGGTTATGGCTGGCCTGGGCCTGGGTTCTTTTCAGCCATGGCTTGGCAATGGGGCTTGTCCGGCAACGCCTGACAGCCTGTCAACGGCTGCTCGCCTCCATCGTGCTGGCCGCGACCCTGACCACCTGCACTGGCCTTGTCGTCCAGGCCTGGGCGCTGGAGCTTTATCGACCGTTGAGCCTTTACGTTGGCTGGATCGCCCTGAGCTGCGTGACCTTGGAGCACGAAGGTTTCTTCGTTGAGTCTCGCTGGTCCGGCCGCCTCAGGCTGGCCGGGCTGTTTGGCCTCTTGATGATCAGCCTGGGCGCCGTGCGTGGGCTGATCGGCAGCGGCCTGCCCCTGGCCCTGCTCGCCCCTGGCGGGTTCATTCTGCTTGGGCTGCTGTTGGCGGCCCGACAGGCCTGGACGACCGCCAAACCCCATTCATCCGTTAAGGAAACGCCGCGCCCATGA
- the nth gene encoding endonuclease III — MNAAKRLEIFRRFHEDNPEPKTELAYSSPFELLIAVILSAQSTDVGVNKATAKLFPVANTPEAIHALGVEGLSEYIKTIGLFNSKAKNVIETCRLLIERHGGEVPQTREALEALPGVGRKTANVVLNTAFRQLTMAVDTHIFRVSNRTGLAPGKNVVEVEKKLMKFVPKEFLLDSHHWLILHGRYVCLARKPRCGSCRIEDLCEYKHKTSDD, encoded by the coding sequence ATGAACGCCGCAAAACGCCTGGAAATATTTCGTCGCTTTCACGAGGACAACCCGGAACCGAAAACCGAACTGGCTTATTCCTCGCCGTTCGAGTTGCTGATCGCAGTCATTCTGTCAGCCCAGTCCACCGACGTCGGCGTCAACAAAGCCACGGCCAAACTGTTCCCGGTGGCCAATACGCCGGAGGCGATCCATGCCCTGGGCGTCGAAGGATTGTCCGAGTACATCAAGACCATCGGGCTGTTCAACAGCAAGGCCAAAAACGTGATCGAGACCTGCCGCCTGCTGATCGAGCGCCACGGCGGTGAAGTCCCGCAGACTCGCGAAGCGCTGGAAGCCCTTCCGGGGGTCGGCCGCAAAACCGCCAATGTCGTGCTCAATACCGCGTTTCGGCAGTTGACCATGGCGGTCGACACCCACATTTTCCGCGTCAGCAACCGCACCGGGCTGGCCCCCGGCAAAAACGTGGTGGAGGTCGAGAAGAAACTGATGAAATTTGTCCCCAAGGAATTCCTGCTGGACTCCCATCACTGGCTCATCCTTCACGGGCGTTACGTTTGCCTGGCCCGCAAGCCTCGCTGCGGCAGCTGCCGAATCGAAGATTTATGCGAATACAAGCACAAGACCTCCGACGATTGA